From a single Deinococcus detaillensis genomic region:
- a CDS encoding carbohydrate ABC transporter permease translates to MKRTPLQSGLLYLGVFVFAASVLLPVAWMLISSVMPASELTVKPLRWWPQHADWSRYRLLLTLGENTPGQTFLYALRNSAAVAMTTTLLALLVGIPAAYALSRFPRGKDWILSSVVATYMLPPVALLLPLYQMLARLGLLNTVWGLILVYCCIIMPFATWLLKSNFDTVPPEIEESGLVDGLSRFGVMTRITVPLALPGVVTTAIFAILLAWDEFFFALLFTNGLAAKTLPVAISDFTAGRATDYGLIMTAGVLAALPPVLIAVALQRGLLAGLTSGGVKG, encoded by the coding sequence TTGAAACGCACGCCCCTCCAGAGCGGGCTGCTTTACCTGGGCGTCTTCGTGTTCGCCGCCAGCGTCTTGCTGCCGGTGGCCTGGATGCTGATCAGCAGCGTGATGCCCGCCAGCGAACTGACCGTCAAACCGCTGCGCTGGTGGCCCCAGCACGCCGACTGGAGCCGCTACCGGCTGCTGCTGACCCTCGGCGAGAACACCCCCGGCCAAACGTTTCTTTATGCCCTGCGAAACAGCGCGGCGGTGGCCATGACAACCACCCTCTTGGCTTTGCTGGTGGGCATTCCGGCGGCCTACGCCCTCTCGCGGTTTCCACGCGGCAAGGACTGGATTTTGTCGAGTGTGGTGGCCACTTACATGCTGCCCCCGGTGGCCCTGCTCTTACCGCTCTACCAGATGCTGGCGCGGCTGGGGCTGCTCAACACCGTCTGGGGGCTGATTCTGGTCTACTGCTGCATCATCATGCCGTTCGCCACCTGGCTGCTGAAGTCGAATTTCGACACGGTGCCCCCAGAGATCGAGGAGTCCGGCCTGGTCGATGGGCTGAGCCGCTTCGGGGTGATGACCCGCATCACCGTTCCACTGGCCCTGCCTGGCGTGGTGACCACCGCGATTTTCGCCATCCTGCTGGCCTGGGACGAATTTTTCTTTGCCCTGCTCTTTACCAACGGTCTGGCAGCCAAGACCTTACCGGTCGCCATCTCGGACTTCACGGCGGGGCGGGCTACCGATTACGGCCTGATCATGACGGCTGGGGTGCTGGCCGCCCTGCCGCCGGTGCTGATTGCCGTAGCGCTGCAACGTGGCCTGCTGGCTGGCCTGACGTCGGGAGGCGTCAAAGGATGA
- a CDS encoding SIS domain-containing protein: MTVMHTPTSTDAPSGLDLIRWEQSRQVADAHATWNDPAQQHQAQQIAEALRQPGASLLLLGMGASHHANSAALAAYRSVGITALALSLDEALSMPLPPSAAQVTLLVSQSGESGELRTFLEAASTDRGPTFGLSLSPDSYLVRQLPSLVAAGGPEVGFAATRSYLLTLVLHRLILRAYSPEAAHTDLPALDGEALDFSRFGQVRSMVFAGSGALAGLAAMAALGTIELGRFPALHYDLGQLRHGPLELLTPETGIVLLRRSDETDYERQTAESILKAAQAAGCLSLSLVAEVSALPLGLLTAPLKLCLPVQQLVIDLALQRVERVGEPVRSSKVTR, encoded by the coding sequence ATGACTGTTATGCACACCCCAACGTCCACTGATGCACCAAGCGGTCTCGACCTGATCCGCTGGGAACAATCACGTCAAGTCGCCGACGCCCACGCCACCTGGAACGACCCGGCGCAGCAGCACCAGGCGCAGCAGATCGCCGAGGCGCTGCGTCAGCCTGGGGCGTCTCTGCTCCTGCTGGGAATGGGGGCCAGCCACCACGCCAATTCGGCGGCGTTGGCCGCTTACCGTAGCGTGGGCATCACCGCGCTGGCCCTATCGCTCGACGAAGCCCTAAGCATGCCCCTGCCGCCCAGCGCAGCGCAGGTCACCTTACTGGTCAGCCAGTCCGGCGAGTCCGGCGAACTCCGCACGTTTCTAGAAGCGGCCAGCACTGATCGCGGGCCGACCTTTGGGCTAAGTCTGAGTCCTGACAGCTACCTAGTCCGCCAGCTGCCCAGCCTCGTTGCTGCCGGTGGACCGGAAGTGGGTTTTGCGGCCACCCGGTCTTACCTGCTGACTCTGGTGCTTCACAGGCTGATCTTGCGGGCCTACTCGCCAGAGGCGGCACATACCGACCTGCCAGCACTGGACGGCGAGGCCCTGGACTTCAGCCGCTTTGGGCAGGTGCGGTCGATGGTGTTTGCTGGTTCAGGGGCTCTGGCGGGTCTGGCGGCTATGGCGGCCCTCGGCACCATCGAACTCGGGCGCTTTCCAGCGCTGCACTACGACCTGGGACAGCTGCGGCATGGGCCGCTGGAACTGCTGACGCCCGAGACGGGCATCGTCCTGCTGCGCCGCTCAGACGAAACCGATTACGAGCGCCAGACAGCCGAATCCATTTTGAAGGCCGCTCAGGCCGCTGGCTGTCTGTCACTGTCCCTGGTGGCCGAGGTCTCAGCGCTGCCCCTGGGCCTCCTCACGGCTCCACTCAAGCTGTGTCTGCCGGTGCAGCAACTGGTGATTGATCTTGCCCTTCAGCGCGTTGAGCGGGTTGGTGAGCCGGTGCGAAGTTCGAAGGTGACCCGGTAA
- a CDS encoding ROK family protein has protein sequence METVAVAADLHNVATIGLDLGGTKLAAGLVRNGKVLRRLETPTPLHLGPLLDTIESMVSDLQGSEQLAIGLGVPGPVVNGETTFFSNLQGLNDSKIEQVLAQRLGRPVAFENDANLAALAESRYGSARGTQHSVYLTWSTGIGCGLILNGEIFSGRTGMAGEVGHTRMGFSGTMDGSGTLGTLEAQACGAALARDASFVYGQPTSVPAIFEKMAGGDERATDLIRNAAAYLGRFLHNLQLLLDPEVVVLGGGLMTQASLLLPMIETERRRTRALHDFTPLRLSHLGPDAGIVGAAEFACQGDHQVRGR, from the coding sequence GTGGAAACCGTAGCCGTCGCCGCCGACCTTCACAATGTAGCCACCATTGGCCTTGACCTGGGCGGAACCAAACTCGCGGCCGGGCTGGTCAGGAACGGCAAGGTGCTTCGGCGACTCGAAACGCCGACGCCCCTGCACCTCGGCCCTTTACTCGATACCATCGAAAGCATGGTCAGCGACCTACAGGGCAGCGAGCAGCTGGCCATCGGTCTGGGTGTACCGGGTCCAGTGGTCAACGGTGAAACGACGTTCTTCTCGAATCTTCAAGGCCTGAACGACTCCAAGATCGAACAGGTGCTCGCTCAGCGTCTGGGGAGGCCAGTGGCTTTCGAAAACGACGCTAATCTCGCGGCGCTGGCCGAATCACGCTACGGCAGTGCACGCGGAACCCAGCACAGCGTCTACCTCACCTGGTCAACAGGGATAGGCTGCGGACTGATCCTGAATGGTGAGATTTTTTCCGGACGCACCGGTATGGCCGGTGAAGTCGGTCACACCCGAATGGGCTTCTCCGGCACCATGGACGGCAGCGGCACGCTCGGCACCCTTGAAGCTCAGGCCTGCGGCGCGGCACTGGCCCGGGACGCCAGCTTTGTGTACGGTCAGCCGACAAGTGTTCCGGCGATCTTTGAGAAGATGGCGGGCGGCGACGAGCGGGCAACGGACCTGATCAGAAACGCGGCGGCGTACCTGGGCCGCTTTCTCCATAACCTGCAATTGTTGCTCGATCCGGAAGTGGTGGTGCTCGGCGGAGGATTGATGACGCAGGCCAGTCTGCTGCTGCCAATGATCGAGACCGAACGCCGCAGAACTCGGGCGCTGCACGATTTCACGCCCTTGCGACTTTCGCATTTAGGTCCAGATGCTGGAATCGTGGGCGCCGCTGAATTCGCGTGTCAGGGCGACCACCAAGTCAGGGGGCGCTAA
- a CDS encoding Gfo/Idh/MocA family protein translates to MKIRIAFLGAAHVHAQHYAALLSQREDTEVLGFTEDDPNVAQEFAQRTGLMQRTAAEIMALSPHGVIVCTVNTKRLGPVQLAAASGAHVLCEKPIATNEADAQAMRRACEAAGVQFVTAFPARFSSAALSLAEQLRAGQLGKVLAYSGVNHSVAPDHEQPWFGDPSQAGGGAGMDHIVHLADLLRFVGERPTEVYAQLRPVPQWVLPEHADIDAAGLITLRLASGASATIDCSWSRPQGYPRWGQLRLDVTASRGMLSLDVFADHLNVTQGTYQWAGYGEDLNAKMLDDFIQVCAGSGAGRATWQDGYAALRVVQAAYASNASGEAVRLDDAAE, encoded by the coding sequence ATGAAGATCCGAATCGCCTTTCTGGGAGCCGCCCATGTCCATGCCCAGCACTACGCCGCGCTGCTCTCACAGCGGGAGGACACCGAGGTACTGGGATTCACCGAGGATGACCCAAACGTTGCTCAGGAGTTTGCCCAGCGCACCGGCTTAATGCAGAGGACTGCCGCTGAAATCATGGCCCTCAGTCCGCACGGGGTCATCGTCTGCACCGTGAACACCAAGCGCCTAGGGCCGGTGCAGTTGGCGGCGGCCAGCGGCGCACACGTGCTTTGCGAAAAGCCGATTGCCACCAACGAAGCCGACGCTCAGGCCATGAGGCGGGCCTGTGAAGCGGCGGGCGTTCAGTTTGTCACGGCCTTTCCGGCGCGGTTTTCGTCTGCGGCGCTCTCGCTCGCCGAGCAACTGCGGGCGGGTCAGCTCGGTAAGGTTTTGGCCTACAGCGGCGTCAATCACAGCGTCGCGCCCGATCACGAGCAGCCGTGGTTCGGCGACCCGTCCCAAGCGGGCGGCGGAGCAGGTATGGATCACATCGTGCATCTGGCTGATCTGCTGCGTTTTGTCGGGGAGCGCCCTACTGAGGTCTACGCTCAGCTGCGCCCGGTGCCGCAGTGGGTGTTGCCGGAGCACGCCGACATTGACGCTGCAGGGCTGATTACCCTGCGCCTGGCTTCAGGGGCCAGCGCCACTATCGACTGCTCTTGGAGCCGCCCCCAAGGTTATCCCCGCTGGGGACAGCTGCGCCTGGACGTCACGGCCAGTCGGGGAATGCTCAGCCTCGATGTGTTCGCCGATCACCTCAATGTCACGCAGGGCACGTACCAGTGGGCAGGCTACGGCGAAGACCTGAACGCCAAGATGCTGGACGACTTTATTCAGGTCTGCGCTGGAAGCGGCGCGGGCCGGGCGACCTGGCAAGACGGCTACGCTGCCCTGAGGGTGGTTCAGGCCGCTTACGCTTCCAATGCGTCTGGTGAAGCCGTTCGACTGGACGACGCTGCTGAATGA
- a CDS encoding Gfo/Idh/MocA family protein, with product MTGQAPRPPRTLRVGLIGAGLMGQTHAEAWKRVPGALVANLALDGHAKALGERHGLKGYDTLQDLLAAVDVVDVCTPTPTHRELTLAAAEAECHVICEKPAALSVADALEMQRACEANGVRLFVAHVLRFFPQYRAVKARFERGDFGAPRVLRLSRVSTPPTVGSWLLHEEKSGGVPMDLMVHDLDYARWIAGDVERVYAVQTRQAGKVMVQATLSHSGGAISLVEAGWAAPEGVFRTALDVAGTLGTAEWNSDAPAPLRRHGPALLLGQLGATLPALDGDPYGDQLSHAYAALRGGTPFLVSADDAVAAVALGQAVQQSVDSGKAVKPQRWK from the coding sequence ATGACCGGGCAAGCGCCGCGCCCTCCGCGCACCCTTAGGGTCGGGCTGATCGGCGCTGGCCTGATGGGACAGACCCACGCCGAGGCCTGGAAACGCGTCCCCGGCGCACTCGTGGCCAACCTCGCGCTGGACGGCCACGCTAAGGCCTTGGGTGAGCGTCACGGGCTGAAAGGCTACGACACTCTTCAAGACCTTCTGGCAGCGGTGGACGTCGTCGATGTGTGTACGCCGACGCCCACCCACCGGGAATTGACGCTGGCCGCCGCCGAGGCCGAGTGCCACGTGATCTGCGAGAAGCCGGCGGCCCTGAGTGTTGCCGACGCTCTGGAGATGCAGCGGGCCTGCGAGGCCAACGGCGTCCGGCTGTTCGTCGCGCACGTGCTGAGGTTTTTCCCGCAGTACAGAGCGGTCAAGGCGCGGTTTGAGCGCGGTGATTTCGGCGCACCCCGCGTGCTGCGCCTCAGCCGGGTCAGCACGCCGCCCACGGTGGGCAGTTGGCTGCTGCATGAAGAAAAAAGCGGCGGCGTGCCGATGGACTTGATGGTGCATGATCTGGATTACGCCCGCTGGATCGCCGGCGATGTGGAGCGGGTCTACGCCGTCCAAACCCGGCAGGCGGGCAAAGTCATGGTTCAGGCCACGCTGAGCCACAGTGGGGGAGCCATCAGCCTCGTCGAAGCAGGCTGGGCCGCGCCGGAAGGGGTTTTCCGAACAGCTCTGGACGTGGCGGGCACGCTGGGAACCGCAGAGTGGAATTCTGACGCCCCCGCTCCCCTGCGGCGGCATGGCCCAGCGCTTTTGCTGGGACAACTCGGCGCTACGCTGCCTGCCTTGGACGGCGATCCTTACGGTGATCAACTCAGTCACGCCTACGCGGCGCTGCGCGGCGGCACGCCGTTCTTGGTCAGTGCAGACGACGCGGTGGCCGCCGTGGCGCTGGGTCAGGCTGTTCAGCAGTCGGTGGACAGCGGCAAAGCGGTTAAGCCGCAGAGGTGGAAATGA
- a CDS encoding carbohydrate ABC transporter permease, whose product MIQTQKKRPPQVFAHLGLMIYSLIAVFPTVLIIMNSFKNRSTIFAHPFALPTSETFTLDGYKTLTESANFPLYFLNSLTVTLGSLALILLVSSMAAFALSEYTFRLNTVLALYLSIGIMVPIRLGTVGILDLMVKFHLVNTLWALILVYTAQGIPLAVFILSSFMRGVPRDLKEAARIDGASEYRIYSLILPLIRPALGAVTAISMVPIWNDLWFPLILAPGEQTKTIVLGASAFLGQFVNDYNAVLAALTLAIVPVVLLYAVFSRQLVSGITSGALK is encoded by the coding sequence GTGATCCAGACCCAGAAAAAGCGGCCACCACAGGTGTTTGCCCACCTCGGCCTGATGATCTACAGCTTGATTGCCGTGTTTCCCACGGTGCTGATCATCATGAATTCATTCAAGAACCGCTCCACGATTTTCGCGCACCCGTTCGCGCTGCCCACCTCCGAGACGTTTACCTTGGACGGCTACAAAACACTGACCGAGTCGGCCAACTTCCCGCTTTACTTTCTGAACAGTCTCACCGTGACACTCGGCTCGCTGGCCCTGATTTTGTTGGTGAGCAGCATGGCGGCCTTTGCCCTCAGTGAGTACACGTTCCGGCTCAATACTGTGCTGGCGCTGTACCTCTCGATCGGCATCATGGTTCCGATCCGGCTGGGCACGGTGGGCATCCTCGACTTGATGGTCAAGTTCCACCTGGTCAACACACTCTGGGCCCTGATCTTGGTCTACACGGCGCAGGGCATTCCCCTGGCGGTGTTTATCCTCAGCTCCTTTATGCGCGGCGTTCCCAGAGACCTCAAGGAAGCGGCCCGGATCGACGGGGCCAGCGAATACCGCATTTACAGCTTGATCTTGCCGCTGATCCGTCCGGCGCTCGGCGCAGTCACGGCCATCAGCATGGTGCCGATCTGGAACGACTTATGGTTTCCCCTGATTCTGGCTCCCGGTGAGCAGACCAAAACCATCGTGCTGGGGGCCAGCGCCTTTTTGGGACAGTTCGTCAACGATTACAACGCGGTACTGGCCGCGCTCACCCTGGCCATTGTGCCGGTGGTGTTGCTCTACGCCGTCTTCTCGCGTCAACTGGTCAGCGGCATCACCAGCGGGGCGCTGAAATGA
- a CDS encoding carbohydrate ABC transporter permease gives MLTSDLKPSRAPRPRRRTFPLHLVVFLAPAVLIYSVIMIYPILASLWLSLNSSVDGVQTFVGVANYQKLLGSELYAQPLFNALKNNFIFFVVHMLVQNPVGLLLAVLLSLKLRGTPLYRTLIFTPTVLSVVIVGFAWKLILNPVWGVQRSLLEPLHLEALDLPWLGLASTALGTLSLISVWQNIGIPMLLFLAALVRIPEELYEAARLDGAGTWTVFRRIQLPLILPTVGIVSVLTFVGNFNAFDLIYAVQGALAGPNFASDILGTLFYRTFFGYQLQAGDPYMGAAVAGVMLAVILVGLLIYLLGWQRRMTEVTL, from the coding sequence ATGCTCACTTCCGATCTCAAGCCGTCCCGCGCCCCGCGCCCGCGCCGCCGAACATTCCCACTGCATCTGGTGGTGTTCCTCGCGCCCGCCGTCTTGATTTACAGCGTCATCATGATTTACCCGATTCTGGCCTCGCTGTGGCTTTCCTTGAACAGCAGCGTGGACGGCGTGCAGACATTCGTCGGCGTGGCCAATTACCAGAAGCTGCTGGGCAGTGAGCTGTACGCCCAGCCGCTGTTCAATGCCCTCAAAAATAACTTCATCTTCTTCGTCGTCCACATGCTGGTGCAAAATCCAGTCGGGCTGCTGTTGGCCGTTTTGCTCAGCTTGAAGCTGCGCGGCACGCCCCTTTACCGGACGCTGATCTTCACGCCCACGGTTCTTTCGGTGGTGATCGTGGGTTTTGCCTGGAAACTGATCCTCAATCCCGTCTGGGGCGTGCAGCGCAGTTTGCTTGAGCCGCTTCACTTGGAGGCTTTAGACCTGCCCTGGCTGGGCCTGGCCTCCACGGCGCTGGGGACGCTCTCCCTGATCAGCGTCTGGCAAAACATCGGCATTCCCATGCTGCTCTTTCTGGCCGCGCTTGTCCGCATTCCCGAAGAGCTTTACGAAGCCGCCCGGCTTGACGGAGCCGGAACATGGACGGTGTTTCGCCGCATTCAGTTGCCGCTGATTTTGCCCACAGTGGGGATCGTCAGCGTGCTGACCTTTGTCGGCAACTTCAACGCCTTCGATCTGATCTACGCCGTCCAGGGCGCACTCGCCGGGCCGAACTTCGCCTCGGACATTTTGGGAACATTGTTTTACCGAACCTTTTTCGGCTATCAGTTGCAGGCCGGCGATCCGTACATGGGCGCTGCGGTGGCCGGCGTGATGCTCGCCGTGATCTTGGTGGGGCTGCTGATTTACCTGCTCGGCTGGCAGCGGCGCATGACCGAGGTGACGCTGTGA
- a CDS encoding ABC transporter substrate-binding protein, protein MKGILLTASLLALGAGLAQAQKTTLTIESWRNDDIKIWRDVIIPAFEKQHPDIHVVFAPSAPTEYNAVLAAKIKAGTAGDLITCRPFDQSLELYKAKQLTNLNSLPGIKNFDTVSKAAWSTDDGKTTFCVPMASVIHGFLYNKKAFSDLGLSVPKTEAAFLAALDKIKQNGKYVPLVMGTKDQWESATMGYQNIGPTAWSGETGRKGLISGKAQYNKGGFLTAFTSLAKWKPYLAPGYQALAYPDAQNLFSQGRGAVYPSGSWDIGTFRQMNPDMELGAFAPYSINGQKCVISDQPDIAMGINAASKNQESAKTFLNWVASDVFASLYANALPGFFPLANVKYTLKDPVAQEFLNWRNQCGKSFRSSYQILSRNANPNNENDLWNASSQLLNGSLSAQAAADMVQKNLASWYGPQKGK, encoded by the coding sequence ATGAAAGGGATTTTATTGACTGCTTCTCTGCTTGCCCTAGGCGCTGGGTTGGCCCAAGCTCAAAAAACCACCCTGACCATCGAAAGTTGGCGAAATGATGACATCAAGATTTGGCGGGACGTCATTATTCCGGCCTTCGAAAAGCAGCATCCGGACATTCATGTGGTGTTTGCGCCCAGCGCTCCGACCGAGTACAACGCCGTGCTGGCCGCCAAAATCAAGGCTGGCACGGCGGGCGACCTAATCACCTGCCGCCCATTTGATCAGAGTCTCGAACTCTACAAAGCCAAGCAGCTCACCAACCTCAACAGCCTGCCGGGCATCAAGAACTTCGATACGGTCTCCAAAGCGGCTTGGTCGACTGACGATGGGAAGACCACCTTCTGCGTGCCGATGGCGTCGGTGATTCACGGCTTTCTGTACAACAAAAAAGCGTTCAGTGACCTCGGCCTGAGTGTTCCGAAGACCGAAGCGGCGTTCCTGGCGGCTCTGGACAAAATCAAGCAAAATGGCAAGTACGTGCCGCTGGTGATGGGCACCAAGGATCAGTGGGAATCGGCGACCATGGGCTACCAGAACATCGGGCCGACCGCTTGGAGCGGCGAAACGGGGCGCAAGGGACTGATTTCCGGCAAAGCGCAGTACAACAAAGGCGGCTTTTTGACGGCTTTCACTTCGCTGGCCAAATGGAAGCCTTACCTGGCTCCCGGCTATCAGGCCCTGGCTTATCCAGACGCGCAAAACCTCTTTTCGCAGGGGCGCGGCGCGGTCTATCCGTCAGGCAGCTGGGATATCGGCACCTTCCGCCAGATGAATCCCGACATGGAGCTGGGGGCTTTTGCGCCGTACAGCATCAACGGCCAGAAGTGCGTCATCAGCGACCAGCCCGACATCGCGATGGGTATCAACGCGGCCAGCAAAAATCAGGAGTCCGCCAAGACGTTTCTCAATTGGGTGGCCTCTGACGTGTTCGCCAGCTTGTACGCCAACGCCCTGCCAGGATTTTTCCCACTGGCCAACGTCAAATACACCCTGAAAGATCCGGTGGCTCAGGAGTTCTTGAACTGGCGCAACCAGTGCGGCAAGAGCTTCCGCTCCTCGTACCAGATTCTCTCGCGCAACGCCAATCCCAACAACGAAAATGATCTCTGGAACGCCAGCTCTCAGCTCCTGAACGGCAGCCTGAGCGCCCAGGCCGCTGCCGACATGGTGCAAAAGAACCTCGCGTCTTGGTACGGCCCCCAGAAAGGCAAGTGA